The Panthera uncia isolate 11264 chromosome B3 unlocalized genomic scaffold, Puncia_PCG_1.0 HiC_scaffold_1, whole genome shotgun sequence genome segment aggtagtgagatcatgacctgagttgaagtctgatgcttaactgactgagccacccaggcaccccctaacaGTCTAATATTCTTAAAGGGATCGGAAAATTGCAACCACTACGAAAACCACCAATGGATTATCTGCCATCTAGTCATTTAAAATATCAGATCATCAGTCTTTTACTATTAAATGAGGAAATTCTAGATGAAACCTGAATACTATCTCTTAAACAAACCTGGCATATATAAATTTGAACTTTTAACCAGGAATTATAAAACACAGAAGGGACCTAGAACTtaccggattttttttttttttttttttgagacagcgTACAAGCAagcacaagcagcggaggggcagaaggagagggagagagagaaccttaaccAGACTCCACGCCCAGTCgtacccaatatggggcttgatatcataactgtgagatcatgacctgagccagaatcaacaGTTGAGACACttaactggactgagccacccagggatcccaAAGTGATAATAGTATTATTTCTATTGTCATTTCCTATTTTCTAACCTTAAACCAGAGAACCCTACATTAACCTACCAACTTGTTTAAATAATACAAGAGCCCTTCAAAATGGTTTTAGATATTAAGTCAGAGATTTGtcaatttcatcctttttagagaaaatggaaaataggtatgatggttttaaaatattttcacaaattctttgacattacTCTTCAAAAGATGGAGCTTAATTCTAGTTGCCTTGAATGTGGACTGGACTTAGTGACCTTTTCCTAATGAACAAAGTGGTGGAAGTAATGTCATCTGACCTCAGCTTAGGTAATAAAAAGGATAGCTTCTACCTgcaccttctttctctttctctgtctccctcatctGATCTCTCATTTGATCTATAGGAAGCTAGTTACCAAGTTGTGAGGAGATTTTTAAATAGCCTACTGAAAAGTCCACATGGAAAGGAACAGAACCCTCCCACCAACAATTTGCTAGCCATGTGAGTTAGCCACCTTGCAAGTAGATTTTCCAGCCCCAATCAAACCTTCAGGTGACTATAGCTCTAGCTGCAATCTTGACTGTGATCTCATGATGGACTTCATGCTAGAAGTTCCCATCTAAGCTGTTCCTGAAGTCTTAACCCATAGAACACTATgaggataataaatgtttatttgggggataATGAGGCAAATCAATATGCAGCAATATATAACTAATACAATTCATAAGGAATGCAAAAAGGTAATATTACAAAATTTCACACAAATCTAACATTTAATGACTGCTGTttatgagaaaaatcaagaatgtcatataacaatgtaaaataaagtcagaaaattttacttttctccgTATGTGTTAAATGGTATGATAAAACAAGTATGAGAGAAAATCTTACCTTGCAAGTGACAGTTCCAACGACCTGCCATGTATCTGCTATATCCTTTTTATCGTATTGCATGGATTTTACCTTTTCGGTGATAGAAATAGAAACTTGTGGTTTTCCTTTGTATGTTCCAACTTTCCAGGCTGGCTGTTTTTGTGAATGAGTCACAGAAGCAAAATTAATACTATCCAATGAATTCTGTAAATTGGCATCCAACAAAGTTCCAAATGGACAAGCTTGTAGAAGCAAATCAGGTAATTGGTTCAATTTTGTATTTAGCTCAGTGTCATTTTTTTgactcaaggaaagaaaatcctGTACTCCAAAAAGAAGTTCAAAGCCTTGTGAAATTCCACTAATGCTAATTAACGGTGGATGAGGGGATAAAGTTTGTTCAACTAGTGGAACACAAGCATATATCATGTTATTCTTCAGAAAAGCAACAACTGGCCAGAGTTCTCCACCTCCTATGAGGAGCCCATAGACGGATGTTTTATTGATGTGTGAACAGCTATCACGACTCTCTATGAAGTCCTCATCATCATCCAATAATCTAAGTTCAAAGAGTAGTGCTTTAAGAAAGGGACCATCTTCAGGAATAGGCACATAACTTGCTCCATTGAAGACTTTGGCTCGTTTTTCAACAGTTGGATACCGTCTTTATtgtggaaacaaaaatattatgaatggttcttccaaggaaaataaaaatagaaaaaaaaacctaaaacacaaGGCTAACCGTAATAACAAAACACGataacaaatacatacacatatccaCAAAAACCATaaccaaaaaaatatattccatgttaAATTTCTACTGTAACAACTAACTTTTGTATAACAGTTATGTAACTGTTCGCATATTATCTCAAATTATAAAGTCATTTATTACTGAACAtacttcaatttaattttttaaataggcataGCACACAGTTCTAATTCAAAATTCTAGTCTCTTTGGCCACTCAGATTCCTACTTGGTCAGCCAGGTACACATACTTGGATACATTTTAGGCATctataaggactttttttctgattccatcTTAGCAGGTTCAATTTAACCCTCCACAACTTTGGATTCACTAGTTGAGATGATACAAATGTAAAAGGAATGTTCTATTCTACTCAACTAATAGTGAATAGCAAAATACCCTGAGTCTTCTTGCCAACTCcttaaaatataagaacattttAGTAATAAAACTGCTTATCTCTATGGCCCTGAAAGATATtatgagataataaaaataataaaaactgaataatCTTTTATGGTTTGCATGTCCTAGACTTAATAGTAAGTTACTAATTTATCCTTTTGGCGGGAAAAAGACTAGAAGATGCTTTTGTTCATTTGCAGAATGATTATGttacagtttaaaagaaaatgtacttttccTACTCTTTTTCCCTCCACTCTAATGTCCAGAATAAAGTCATTTATTGGCTATTAACTTCTGTGTAAATCACCCACTTTCCtaaatctattttcttatttgtaaaataaaggggCAGCTAAAGAATAAGCAATTCTCACCAAGGATCAAGAACAAActtagccaaaataatttttttgcacTAATACCACTAATAAGTTATTGATgtttactaataatttttaagaagaaaaataagaatgtattcaaagttatttatatattaatgaaCCTCACTCACTTATATTCTGATGCACTTTTTTGattgagaaaggaaaataattagctCTCCAGTAATGGCTTAGAAAGAatgccctttctttctctgagtcTCTGGATAAGAAAGGTTGAGAATTTTGAACTAAACTCTAGCCCAGTGTCTTATCCTCTGGTTATCTAGAGGATAATTAAAGTCCTTCTTAAGTGTAAGAATCTCAATATTGAATGTACAGATAAGAAGTTAATCTGGGAGTGTATATAATGCCTTgatatgtgctcaataaatatttttgttggatAACTCAACCTATCATTTCAGATTTATTCTATACCTTTTCTAAAATAGAACTCAGACCTTGGCCCTATAATCATAGAGTACAATAACAACCTAAGCCATACTTAAGCTGATACTATTACTGTGTATCTGGACAGTAAACTTCTAAATCAGAATTTAGACCAAGTTTTGTTTCGGGAAAAAGTAACCACATGCAGGAAAGGtcatctgcttttaaaaatcttaaatgatAGCCATTATCCTTTGGCATATATATGGGTAATATGCCGGAGCATTTATGTTTAGCCCTTACATCAGTTCCAAGGaatcagaaaactgaaaacaataaaacttacTGCCTCCACAGAGATGTTGAAAAGCCCACCCAAACATATctgaatttttcttctgaaattcctaAGTACAATTGAGAAAAATCTTCTGAAAACAACCATGACTTCTTTAAGGAACTTATttttataagcattaaaaaaaaatctcatctctGTGAGATATTAAGATAAGCTACAAAGCCACAGATataaatacagtatggtactggtgcaAGAATAGGCAAATAAAGTAATAGAACTGAAACAGACCAATATTTACATGGGAGACATATCAACTATCAATAATcccagaaatcaatgaaaaatatatatactgaaaaaatataCTAAACATATGCAGGAAAACTGGCCCacacaatagagaaaaatataagggGATTCCTCTATTAACACCACACCTGaagatggattaaagatctaaacatGACAAGCAAAATGATAAAGTTAAGAGAAGATAATTTAAGAATATAGCTTGTGAAATAAGGGTAGAGAAAAACTTCTACAAAATCCCCAAAGTACTACTGTGATAGTAATAAAATTAGTGGTTTCTATTTAACCAAGGGATAAAGTTGAAAACgacaaatgagagaaaataccTATCGTAGCTAGAAATGACATAGGCCTAATGTCAAGAATACACAATGAACTCGTGCAAAttaacaggaaaacaaacagcaactctcaaagataaaatggacaaaggatatgTACAAGCAATCCACAGAAGAGGAAATCCAAAGGGCTAACAATCATTGCTACAcaatgaaatgcaaatgaaaataagatatcCTTTACACCAATATTGGCAAAAACTGGAATAAATGTTGGGATGGAATGGAGATATAGGAACCTTTGCTCACTGCTGATGAGAAGAGTGTTGACTGTTAAAGTATTCCGAGGAGCTAATTAGTTGGCAATATTTAGTCAAAATCAGCAAAGATATGTCCTATGGACCTTTTGAGGCTATCTACTGCATCACTATTCTGGATGGCTGAGTTGGAAGCAACCCAGGATATCATCATTAAGGGAAGGATATAGGTAAAATATGGAGGATGTAGACCACAGGGTACAACAGAGCAATGGGCTTAATCTGCACTGTCCAAAACAGgagccactagccacgtgtgactatttaaacttaaattaaaattaaacgaGACTGAGTTCCTCAGTTACAATAGCCACATTTCAAAAGCacaatagctacatgtggctagtgactacaaTATTAAAAAGCACAGATTTAGAACACTTCCCATGTCCATTACTGCAGAAAATTCTATTGGGCAGAGCTGCTCTGCATGAACATAAAGTAACATGGACGTTTCTTTAAAATAGTGCTGAGAAGTCTGGCAAATGCAGAAACAGGAAATGAAGTCTATAGCACACTTAATTGTGTaatttgaaaaatgcatagacaaacacagaaataaaagggtaGCAACAAACATATGAGAGTTACctgtgaggaggaggagagtggcAGAAATAAGGATACTCAAGGTAATATGTAAGTTCTTGGATAAACCAGTGAGGCTGATTAACCGTACCAATGAATACTATTAAAACTCCTTGCTTGAGGTGCAGCAACAACAAAGTAAGCCAGATATATTAGGGGGAAATGGTAAACTATAACTCTGATGCcctcaggaacaaaacaaatgtttaGGTTGCCAGGAGGGAATTTTTCATATCCACGTTGCCAACCACTTTCATTTAAAATCACACTCATCTTCATCTGCAATTCAGGGCTATGCTACCTCCCTACAGAGCTTTCCCCAGGGAAGAGTAACAATGTTGGCAAGAAAGAAACGTCCATAGCCACTGAGAATAAAAGGTCATAGGTCACAGAATTGCCACCTATATCTTACAATGAGTTATTGTATAATTCTCATCACAGAGCTCTTTTGATAAAGTGTGGCAAATGCTAAAAGTGGGGCCAGATCAGCTCACACCATCTAAGAAAAAGTGAATACGGTtcaattttttgtactttttcaattttcttcaacAATCCATctgaaaattcctaaaaatttctaaaataacagTCTTTTAATGATCAGCAAAGATTTTCCGGAAGAATGAGTTAAAATGTCCTTGAATGATCTTTATCAACAAAAGAAGAATGTGAAACCTGTTTAGTGCTCAGtaagtttcctttctttcctttggtcATCTCCATCTCAATCCTAAGCAGGTggaattattttaagagaaagtaaTAACAATATTGCAGAACACATAATGCTTAATGTGTGCCAAGcatcaactcatttaattctcacaacactaTTTAGTAGTATTAAGAtcttcatttaacagatgaaacGGAAGTTAAGTAAATTAATTGCCCAAGGTGGCGGACCAAAGACACATCCCCAAACTACAATACATCATCCATTCCTCCGATCCAACACCTCTGAGAATTCAGACCTGCATTTACCTGGAGAATCTGACGGTGCCACAAAATGGAGTTCCCGGCTCGCGGCTTATGAGCCACACTGCCCGCTGGGCCATTAAGCCACTAAAGCATCAGCTGATCCCTAAGGTCTCTACGGAAAAAGGACTGGCCTTCTCAGATGGACTTCTACCAGAAGACCCGGGGCTCACTCAACCTGGCCACCTTCTGCCTCACCACAAACAGGTCGGGCTCTGCAGAGACGCTGGCTCCTTCTGGTCAAGTGACTAAAACCTCTGAGTCCGTCCTGTCAACACACGCCACAAAAGTTCTGTGACTCCTCACCTAGAATCTCGAGAAACATTCCTCCCCACCAACCCACTGCTTTCTTCCTCTACCGTCCACTTCCGGGACGGTGGCCCGCAAGGATCACAGTTCCTCACTCGCCCAGGCGACGAGCCTCTCTGCGGTTCGCCAGCTGCCGGCTTCCCTCGCCGGCCCCTCCCGACAGCCAACCGGGCGCGCGCAGCTCCACTTCCGGCGTATGAGGCGGTGACAATGGGAGCGGCGCGGGCGGCGCCGGGAGGCAGCTGACAGGCGTCTGCGCCTTCGCTTCATGGCCGCCCTCCCGCCCCGCCTGGGctctgtggggagtgggggagcccGCGGCGGCCGGGAGCCAGAGCTGGCGAGCCGAGCAGGGGGCTGTGCGCGGCGCCGCTGAGGCGCAGCATGTGAAGAGGAGACGGCTTCCAGTGCGAGGCGAGCCTCTCAGCCGGCCGGGATGGCTACGACGGCCGAGCTCTTCGAGGTGAGTCCCGGCGGCTCCCCGGGGAGTGGCAGGCCCGGAGTGCGGGCCGCGAGGTGGGCGGGCGGGCGGAGGCGCGGGCGCGGCCCTGGGAGGAAAGGTGGGAAAGGCGAGGGGTGGGGTGGCGGCTCTGGGGGCCGCGCAGGCGGAGCGtgcaatgggggaggggtggcttggggacctgggtggggaggtgggcagggaagggagcccggaatgggaaaggaggagggtTGGTTTTGTCCGCGGGGCTGGAGGGGAGCGTCGGAGGTTTGGGCGTTGGAAGATGTACCGGGGATGAGAAGTGGGAAAGGCTGGCTCAGGGCGCGGAGAGAGCAGCCGGGAGCCCCGGGTTGGGCGAGTCTCCCGTCTTGTCGCTTGGATCCTCAGATAATATTCTAAGGGGGCCACCTGAGACTGGGACGACTGGGGGCTTCTCGCTGTTGAGTCATTAAAATTATTCCATTAGTGAACGTTACGAGTGGCATTCAGGTGCCTGCCAGTTTCCCCTTACCTTACATTCGAAGAGGCTGAAATGCTTTTTAGGACAATAAAGGCCCACTTAGCCCTTCAGActgaaggggggcggggggagcgaaAGTAAACATCAATGTTCGGGTCTCCAGGAATTTCAATGTGTTATAAAACCAGCTAACTGCTAGCTAGAGAATCCTTAGTGCCTGAGACAATGAGCATTCTATTGTGTTTCTTTCCTTGAGCGTTTTCGCTCTCtgaaacttaaaatttaatttagtgAAATCCAATGTAAGAAGCTGTGGTGTTTGAGATGACTAGAATAGGAAATTGTAACTGGATCACCAAACAATGAAACGTTATAAAGGCTCTCCTTTTGtgaaagaagtgaaaacagatGTAacgaaaaaggaaggaaaggcccTTTTTGTGTGTGCTCGTCTTTCACAGCAAAAGTGTAATAATTGAGACGACTGTAGTTGACAACAGAGAATTTCTCCGCAAGTGAAGATTGGATTTTCTGCTTCAGAGTCAGCAGTTTTGGCTTGAAATTTGGCCACAGTTTTTGCAACAATTGGGAACTTTTCATATGTTACTGTTACtatattttggatttctttcagcTCCTGGATAGATCATGCTTTTGTTGAGAGGAAtaacattattattgttataatagCTAATAATCAAATAGTAATTTGTGAGtgaagagagagaattacaagagAGAATTTGGGAATATTAATTGTATGTTCTCAGATATAAGTGTTGGGAGGTAGATTATATTAACTTCTCAAATTTCATAATTGTGCCATctgtttattgattgattcagGAGCAGGAAGACACTCCTTTGCTAAAAGCTTTTATTGTATGTTCCTGGGCAATGtagtttcttgttttatttttcacgtCTCATAAAGGTAGAAAACTGTTCATGAAGTTGAGATCTTTAATATACTTCATGAAATACTGTTAACAGAAAACTATTATTCTGTTACATGATTCATAAGGCATTAACCTGTGACTTAATCCTGCTTGACGTTTCCAGTTGTGTTTTGGACCGTcttatatctatttttctttaaatgtttgaccACATGAGTCccctaactttaaaatatatttgatttctgccctccttcccctcctggggTAGAGGGGAGGAGGtagataaatacatatatatatatttgggggggggagtaaatatttatatttgctttctaGGGTCATGCCATTTAGTAAAGTAGTTAAACCAAATTAGGATTTAACTTAACTGAGTGACTCCTTATGTATAGCTGGTAACATTCACTTAACTGATCAGTGATGCCAGACTAGTCCTGTGGCCACAGGGTTCATAGGACAACCTTACACACGCATAGATCTTAATTCATGTGACTTTCTCTTCttgcttcatcaaaattaaaagcatattgTGTTAAAAGTTACAATTAAATGTTAATAGTTATgattaagaaatgtatttatcttttcagCCCTGCAGTGGACTCTACTCTTGAGTAAGCTTTCATCCCTCAGTGAAAAGTTGGTCTCTCTGCTTTTGAgtgaggaggaaaacaaaaaacaaaccccagtCATCGCTGCCGTTTCCTGTTGCTACTACCATGGGATCGAGATTGTAGGACATGTTAGGGAGGGTCTTTTTCTCTTCCCGTTTTTTAGACATAGCTAGAGAACTGTAGGAAACAGGTCAGGATGTAGTCaggatattttgtttttatgcatcctggtttctgctttcatttttccaCATTGGAGATGAGGTTAAATCAATACAAAATTATGCTTTCAATCCATGAAATTTCATAAAGTGTTAGCTCTCCTTTTAAAGTCTTATTGTTGATCCTATGAGACTTCCTCTTATCATGTAAACACCCtcatacaacaaaataaaactccaggATATGATTTAGTGATAGatgtttcagttattttaataACATGTGTCTTCATAGTTTCAACCCTTTTTGACAGATTTGCTGAAAAGTTCTATCTCCATGTTTACCTTAGGATGGGCATTGTAAATAGGAATTCCTGTGTGGTTTGGATTAATTATGTCCTCTGCATATAAAAAGTGGCTGAGGTAGTAAATTCTTCTTCTGTTGTCACAGATATTCCTCTCTTCTCTTACTGCATTACCGAGGACATGGTACTCTTACTGTTTTTCTCTGCTGTCATTCTTGGAGTCTTCTTTTTGGGCAGGCTACCTTTATGGAGGAGTTCTTTGTTAACCAGGGTCCAttacccattcattcaacaaatgtttgttgagttcCTATTAAGTTCAAGAGAAGATGCCAAGATTGATGAGACTACATGTCTCAAAAGGAATGCCATAGAAATATTAATCCTATGAGATATGCTGCAAAATAACCCAAATGGTTTAGAGGCCAAATAAGTTTTGGAAATGGGCATACTTTGTTTCATTAGAGGTTTACAACATACCTTCATATATTAaagattgttatattttctaCTGCTTGTTAATTTTGTGAATTCCATGGAGCATACTTTGGGAAATGTTTAATTACATATAGAACTTGCCCTTATTATTAAATATGGGGAGAGAATATAGCTGCATAACTATGTACACTTGAAACAAAGTTGTAAATGGTGTCAAAGATAAAGTGCTGTAGGAGCTGAGAAGATGGAAAGATTACCTCTAGAAGTGGGAAAGGATTAAGAGGTGGCATTTGAATGATGTATAAAGGATCTGTTAGATTTGAGTTTGTGCAACTGCATGGAGGGACTTTCTAATAAAGTAGACAATAAAAGCCAACACACAAAGGGAGGCAAGTATAGATCCTTGAGGCAAGGGGAAGAG includes the following:
- the AP5M1 gene encoding AP-5 complex subunit mu-1 isoform X4; this encodes MAQRAVWLISREPGTPFCGTVRFSRRYPTVEKRAKVFNGASYVPIPEDGPFLKALLFELRLLDDDEDFIESRDSCSHINKTSVYGLLIGGGELWPVVAFLKNNMIYACVPLVEQTLSPHPPLISISGISQGFELLFGVQDFLSLSQKNDTELNTKLNQLPDLLLQACPFGTLLDANLQNSLDSINFASVTHSQKQPAWKVGTYKGKPQVSISITEKVKSMQYDKKDIADTWQVVGTVTCKCDLEGIMPNVTISLSLPTNGSPLQDILVHPCVTSLDSAILTSSSIDGMDDSAFSGPYKFPLTPPLESFNLCYYTSQVPVPPILGFYQMKEEEIQVKITVNLKLHESVKNNFEFCEAHIPFYNRGPITHVEYKVSFGQLEVFREKSSLVWIIEVPQINGNSSFWNCNFWSQES
- the AP5M1 gene encoding AP-5 complex subunit mu-1 isoform X3, with translation MAQRAVWLISREPGTPFCGTVRFSRRYPTVEKRAKVFNGASYVPIPEDGPFLKALLFELRLLDDDEDFIESRDSCSHINKTSVYGLLIGGGELWPVVAFLKNNMIYACVPLVEQTLSPHPPLISISGISQGFELLFGVQDFLSLSQKNDTELNTKLNQLPDLLLQACPFGTLLDANLQNSLDSINFASVTHSQKQPAWKVGTYKGKPQVSISITEKVKSMQYDKKDIADTWQVVGTVTCKCDLEGIMPNVTISLSLPTNGSPLQDILVHPCVTSLDSAILTSSSIDGMDDSAFSGPYKFPLTPPLESFNLCYYTSQVPVPPILGFYQMKEEEIQVKITVNLKLHESVKNNFEFCEAHIPFYNRGPITHVEYKVSFGQLEVFREKSSLVWIIGQKFPKSMEIHLSGTVTFGAKSHEKQSFDEICIGGTAYLKETVSTSDQSGQGKFCSRDGV